Within Candidatus Poribacteria bacterium, the genomic segment GATGATGGATTCGGGATTCACATCCATGTTAAGCTCAATCCCCTTCCTCTCAGCTTCCCTTTCGATCAGCTTCATCACATCTACGGATATTTCACCGAGATCGATCCTCTCCATAGCGAGATGCGGTTCCGATGATTCAAGCCTTGACAGCAACAGCAGGTCGGAGACGAGGTTCGACATCCTCTCGACATTTCTCCGTATTATACCGATGAATTTTCTCCGCGTTTCGGGTTCCTCATCCTCAAGCGTCTCAAGATAGCCTTTGATAGCCGTCAGCGGAGTTCTCAGCTCATGGGAGGCATTCGCGACGAAATCGGCTTTGATCCTTTCAATCTGGGCATCTGATGTGATATCGTGAAACACGAGCACAAGCCATCTCTCCCCGCCTTCCCCTTCGAAGGAGGAGCCGTTGACCGTAAAGGTCCTGCCGCTGAGTTTCATCCTCCGCCCTATCACCTTGCCCTCTCGGATGAGATCATCGACGATCACCTTAAGGTCAGCGCATCTGATCACCTCGAGATATCCCCTTCCAGTTATATCCCCTTCGACCGAAAACATCTCGACAAGGCGGTTATTCGCCAACTTAACATTTAGGTTTCTATCGAGCACCAACACGCCTTCCGACATCGAATTAAGGATGGCGTTCAGCTCATCATATCTCGTCTGAAGCTGCTCAAACAACGACTGAAGCTTTCGAGCCATCTCATTCAACGCTTCGGCGAGTGATCCCAGCTCATCCCTTCTTCGCACGGCGGTGCGGGCGGTGAAATCCCCTTCAGCTATCTTTCTGGTCAGGGCAACCATACGCCTGACGGACGAGGAGAAAAGTGAGGAGAAGAGGAAAGTCAACGCCAAGGCGACAGCCCACATGATGATCGAAAGGAGAAGCACCCTATCGGTGATTTCCCCTATAAGGAGGTTCACCTCCCTTGTTTTGAGACTCACCCTTACAACACCCCTGATCCTCCCCTCTTCGATTACCGGCACCGCCACATAGCTCATCATCTCCCCCAGGGTTGTGCTGTATCTGGTGCTCATCCCGATCTCCCCTTTCAGCGCCTTCTTGATCTCAGGCCGGCCGGAGTGGTTCTCCATGGTGAGCGGATCTCTTTCCGAATCGGCGAGAACTGTCCCCATAGGGTCTATCAATGTGATCCTGAGTCCGGTAGATCTGCCGATCTCCTTAGCGAGGAGATCGGCCTTTTCGGGAGCTTCATTGAGGGCATTTTTGAAGATCTCCGCCGCCAAGAGGGCGTGAACCTTAAGCTTATCGGCGGTCCATCTTCGATATCGATCCCTCACCA encodes:
- a CDS encoding HAMP domain-containing protein, whose product is MRPRFGITWKYFIACSAIATIAIFTIALLINGVVRDRYRRWTADKLKVHALLAAEIFKNALNEAPEKADLLAKEIGRSTGLRITLIDPMGTVLADSERDPLTMENHSGRPEIKKALKGEIGMSTRYSTTLGEMMSYVAVPVIEEGRIRGVVRVSLKTREVNLLIGEITDRVLLLSIIMWAVALALTFLFSSLFSSSVRRMVALTRKIAEGDFTARTAVRRRDELGSLAEALNEMARKLQSLFEQLQTRYDELNAILNSMSEGVLVLDRNLNVKLANNRLVEMFSVEGDITGRGYLEVIRCADLKVIVDDLIREGKVIGRRMKLSGRTFTVNGSSFEGEGGERWLVLVFHDITSDAQIERIKADFVANASHELRTPLTAIKGYLETLEDEEPETRRKFIGIIRRNVERMSNLVSDLLLLSRLESSEPHLAMERIDLGEISVDVMKLIEREAERKGIELNMDVNPESIIVGDPFLIEQMLLNLLDNAVKYTERGEVTLRIDRERGRVKIQVSDTGVGIPSEHLPRIFERFYRVDKARSRELGGTGLGLSIVKHIVRLHGGEIRVTSCPGSGTTFTVYLPPSIYQ